The DNA region GGACGGTGCGCCGGCCCGATGTCCGGCGCCGTCGTGACCAGGATCTCGCCGGCGATCAGGCGCACGCGGCGGCGGGCCTGGTCGAAAGACACGTCGATCGCGCTGTCCGTATTCAGGACGACCTCCGTGCCGTCGGCCAGCATCACGGTACGGCGCTCGCCGCGGGCCGTGCGATAGTCGGCCGTCCACAGGCGCCAGGGGGTCTGCGCCTGGACCACCCAGGCGCCGCCGCCGGCGAAAACGAGCAGCGCCAGCCCCTTCACGGCCTGGCGGCGGCCGCGCGAGTTCGGCTGGGTCAAGGTCGCATGCGCGATGGCCGATTTGATGGGAGAAGACATCTCATGCAATCGCCCATTGACGCTTTCGATGCGCTGCCATGCGCGCTCGTGGTCCGGATGCGCCGCCCGCCACCGCAGCCAGGCGTCCCGCGTTCCCGGCGCGCCGGCATCGTCCTGCAAGGCGACCCACCATGCCACGGCGCGGCGCGCCACGGCCGCCGGAATGGGCGGCTCGGCCTGGGATATCGTCCGGGAACCGGACTCGGCGGCGGCTGGCATGGTCGTCACGCGCGCATGGCGTCCGCGGCGCCGAAATAGAGTTGT from Bordetella genomosp. 10 includes:
- a CDS encoding FecR domain-containing protein; protein product: MPAAAESGSRTISQAEPPIPAAVARRAVAWWVALQDDAGAPGTRDAWLRWRAAHPDHERAWQRIESVNGRLHEMSSPIKSAIAHATLTQPNSRGRRQAVKGLALLVFAGGGAWVVQAQTPWRLWTADYRTARGERRTVMLADGTEVVLNTDSAIDVSFDQARRRVRLIAGEILVTTAPDIGPAHRPFMVETAQGQAKALGTRYAVRLLDGATDVAVFEGAVEVRPNDDPGQARVVHAGQQTAFTSMRIDAPGPVEDSSAAWAEGLIVARGLALVDFLRDLNRYSAVTLDCDPAVARLRVSGSYPLNDIRSVMDSVASTLGLRVRHERRFWGRERLRLEPSSPVRRDS